Proteins from a single region of Lysinibacillus sp. JNUCC-52:
- a CDS encoding metal ABC transporter permease has translation MLSGNLLWVLLGTMLLGIAAGITGTFSFLQKQSLVGDAAAHAALPGIAIAFLLTGQKDLPILILGAAITSALSVYCIQWIVSFSKMKADAAIGLVLTVFFGIGVVFLTVVNHSPLGNQSGLNDFIFGKAATMTKVDLTWLFVCATFIILVSLLFYKEWKLLIFDPVYAKGIGLPVEALKAVLTVLIVLTIVTGIQSVGVILMSALLIIPAVSARLWTTKLSSMIVLSAAIGGLSGMIGTFISSLRTGLSTGPIIVLVAASIFFISYLISPAGQINKFLRKKQFRKQGEVG, from the coding sequence ATGTTAAGCGGTAACTTACTTTGGGTTTTGCTTGGTACGATGCTACTGGGAATCGCGGCAGGAATAACGGGGACCTTTTCCTTTCTTCAAAAACAAAGTTTAGTGGGAGATGCTGCAGCTCATGCAGCATTGCCTGGTATTGCAATAGCCTTTTTATTAACGGGTCAAAAAGACTTACCAATCTTAATTTTAGGAGCTGCCATTACATCAGCATTATCTGTGTATTGTATCCAATGGATTGTTTCCTTTTCTAAAATGAAAGCAGATGCGGCTATCGGTTTAGTATTAACAGTGTTTTTTGGGATAGGTGTTGTATTTTTGACTGTTGTAAATCATAGCCCACTTGGAAATCAAAGCGGTCTCAATGATTTCATTTTTGGCAAAGCTGCAACAATGACGAAAGTCGACTTAACATGGCTATTTGTATGTGCGACATTCATTATTTTAGTTAGTCTATTATTTTATAAGGAATGGAAGCTTCTAATCTTCGATCCTGTTTATGCAAAGGGCATTGGCTTGCCAGTTGAAGCATTAAAAGCTGTCTTGACGGTACTGATTGTCTTGACGATCGTAACAGGCATACAATCCGTTGGTGTTATTTTAATGTCGGCGCTATTAATCATCCCTGCAGTAAGTGCTCGACTATGGACGACAAAACTAAGTTCTATGATTGTCCTAAGTGCTGCCATTGGAGGGTTATCAGGTATGATTGGAACTTTTATAAGTTCATTGCGTACAGGATTATCAACAGGTCCCATTATTGTCTTAGTAGCAGCTAGTATTTTCTTTATTTCTTATTTAATAAGTCCAGCGGGGCAAATTAATAAATTCCTCAGAAAAAAACAGTTTCGAAAGCAAGGTGAAGTAGGATGA
- a CDS encoding metal ABC transporter permease — MIEFWVIFTGLLVGITCGMAGVFLILRKMSMIADAISHTVLFGIVMAFIVTQTLNGFWMLVGAAVAGILTAYLVQLLHSSGIQEDAAIGVVFTSLFAAGVLLITLFASNVHLDVEHVLMGEIAFVPWDKWTLFSITMPKAVWMLLLVLLINIGFLVLFFKEMKLATFDAVYAASIGVPIIFLHYGFMTSISFTTVAAFDSVGAILVVAMLIGPAATANLISKSIKQMFLFSMLYGGASSIIGYYLAKFWDTSIAGMMATAVGLLFIVTLCAQKVVDRRRKSLIGKFEGL; from the coding sequence ATGATTGAGTTTTGGGTCATTTTTACGGGACTATTAGTAGGAATTACATGCGGTATGGCTGGCGTTTTTCTAATATTACGTAAAATGTCAATGATAGCGGATGCCATTAGTCATACTGTGCTGTTCGGAATTGTTATGGCTTTTATTGTTACGCAAACATTAAATGGCTTTTGGATGCTTGTAGGAGCAGCAGTCGCAGGAATTTTAACTGCCTATTTAGTACAATTACTTCATTCATCAGGCATACAGGAAGATGCCGCAATTGGCGTTGTCTTTACGTCTTTATTTGCTGCAGGCGTCTTGCTGATTACATTGTTTGCTAGCAATGTTCATTTAGATGTGGAGCATGTGTTAATGGGGGAAATTGCTTTTGTCCCGTGGGATAAATGGACATTATTTTCAATCACAATGCCAAAAGCAGTCTGGATGCTGTTGCTCGTTTTATTGATAAATATCGGGTTTTTAGTATTATTCTTTAAAGAAATGAAGCTAGCAACCTTTGATGCAGTGTATGCTGCCTCGATAGGGGTACCAATTATTTTTCTGCATTATGGTTTTATGACTTCTATATCCTTTACAACTGTAGCTGCGTTTGATAGTGTAGGGGCAATTTTGGTAGTCGCCATGCTAATTGGTCCTGCTGCAACGGCCAACTTAATTAGTAAATCGATTAAACAGATGTTTTTATTCAGTATGTTATATGGTGGGGCGTCATCGATTATCGGTTACTATTTGGCTAAATTTTGGGACACGTCCATTGCAGGCATGATGGCCACAGCAGTCGGCCTATTATTTATTGTCACGTTATGCGCTCAAAAAGTTGTCGATAGGAGAAGAAAATCCCTTATTGGTAAATTTGAAGGGTTATAA